A section of the Oncorhynchus nerka isolate Pitt River linkage group LG3, Oner_Uvic_2.0, whole genome shotgun sequence genome encodes:
- the LOC115124045 gene encoding urotensin-2 receptor-like, which yields MDFSSSLPPSPSPLYTSPFIPNSSFPSASPYISPSPSLASTALFCSLLSLLALLGIGGNLYTMGLLIRRRRSSTSLHLQVLSLALADLLYLFTAPFIVYDSLAADWAFGELGCRLLFSLDLITLHASIYTLTAMSLDRYRAVANPLATSSSPSSGLLRVALAWGLAVALSLPMMITLHLENGDDGQLCVPAWDEQSSKVYMSVLFCTSMIGPGLAIGALYATLGRLYWVSQTQPWASGSGGSTSYPPRAPRPKVLLLILGIVLAFWACFLPFWVWQLLPLYRPDMLRTVPVGTQVTVNRILTGLTYGNSCVNPFFYTLLTGGKRRRNRQTPTSANQLCRKSSPQ from the exons ATGGATTTCTCTAGCTCCCTGCCTCCCTCACCTTCTCCATTATACACCTCCCCCTTCATCCCCAACTCCTCCTTCCCCTCCGCCTCTccatacatctctccttcccccagccTGGCCTCAACCGCTCTCTTCtgctccctcctgtccctcctggcTCTCCTGGGCATTGGGGGGAACCTCTACACCATGGGTCTCCTCATCAGAcgcaggaga tcctccacctccctccatctccaggtGCTGAGTCTAGCTCTGGCGGACCTCCTCTACCTCTTCACGGCTCCCTTCATCGTGTACGACAGCTTGGCGGCTGACTGGGCGTTTGGGGAGCTGGGCTGTCGCCTCCTCTTCAGCCTGGACCTGATCACCCTGCACGCCTCCATCTACACCCTCACCGCCATGAGTCTGGACCGCTATCGGGCTGTGGCCAACCCCCTGGCCACctcgtcctccccctcctctgggCTGCTCCGTGTGGCCCTGGCCTGGGGCCTGGCGGTGGCCCTCAGCCTGCCCATGATGATCACCCTCCACCTGGAGAACGGAGACGACGGACAGCTGTGTGTCCCTGCCTGGGACGAGCAGAGCTCCAAAGTGTATATGAGCGTGCTGTTCTGTACCAGTATGATAGGGCCGGGGCTGGCCATCGGGGCGCTGTATGCTACTCTGGGCCGTCTCTACTGGGTGTCCCAGACCCAGCCCTGGgccagtggtagtgggggtagcaCGTCCTACCCTCCGCGGGCCCCAAGGCCCAAGGTCCTTCTCCTCATCCTGGGGATAGTTCTGGCCTTCTGGGCCTGTTTCTTGCCCTTCTGGGTGTGGCAGCTGCTGCCGCTATACCGGCCCGACATGCTGCGGACAGTACCGGTGGGTACCCAGGTGACGGTGAACCGGATCCTAACGGGGCTGACGTACGGGAACTCTTGCGTGAACCCATTCTTCTACACGCTGCTCACAGGGGGGAAACGACGGAGGAACAGGCAGACACCGACGTCAGCAAATCAGCTCTGCCGCAAGAGCAGTCCGCAGTAG